The following is a genomic window from Micromonospora cathayae.
CTCCTCCGGCACCACCGGCCTGCCCAAGCCGATCGTGCACGGGCACGGCGGCATCCTGCTCGAACACCTGAAGATGCTCGCCCTGCACCACGACCTCGGCCCCGGCGACCGGTTCTTCTGGTTCACCACCACCGGCTGGATGATGTGGAACTTCCTGGTCTCCGGGCCGGCGGTCGGTGCGGCGATCGTGCTGTTCGACGGCAACCCGGGCCATCCCGACCTGGGCGCGCTGTGGCGGCTGGCGCAGGACAGCGGCACCACCTACTTCGGCACGTCCGCGCCGTTCCTGCTGGCCTGCCGCAAGGCCGGCCTGGTGCCGAAGGACGTCGCCGACCTGTCCGCGCTGCGCGGGCTCGGCTCGACCGGTGCGCCGCTGCCCGCCGAGGGCTTCACCTGGGTGTACGGGAACGTCAGCGACACCCTCCAGCTCCAGTCGCTGTCCGGCGGTACGGACGTGTGCACCGGTTTCGTCGGCGGCGTGCCCACCCTGCCGGTGTACGCCGGGGAGATCGCCTGCCGGGCGCTGGGCGCGAAGGTGGAGGCCCGCTCGGCCGACGGCAGCCCGGTCGTCGGTGAACTGGGCGAACTGGTGATCACCGCGCCGATGCCGAGCATGCCGGTGGGCTTCTGGAACGACCCGGACGGCAGCCGCTACCGGGAGGCGTACTTCGACCTGTACCCGGGCGTGTGGCGGCACGGCGACTGGATCACGATCAACGAGCGCGGTGGTTGCGTGATCACCGGCCGTTCCGACGCCACCCTCAACCGGGGCGGGGTCCGGCTCGGCACCGCCGAGTTCTACTCGGTGGTCGAGGGCATGGACGAGGTCGTCGACTCGGTGGTGGTGCACCTGGAGGACGACGAGGGCGGCGCGGGTGAGCTGCTGCTGTTCGTGGTGCTCGCCGAGGGCCTGGAGCTGGACGACGACCTGCGGAAGAAGATCGCCCGGGAGTTGCGGACCGCGCTGTCGCCCCGGCACGTGCCCGACGAGATCCACCAGGTGCGCGCGGTGCCGCGTACCCTCTCGGCGAAGAAGCTGGAGGTGCCGGTGAAGAAGATCCTCACCGGGGTGCCGGTGGAGTCGGCGGCGGCGACCGGCGCGCTGGCCAACCCGGAGTCGTTGACCGCCTTCACCACCTACGCCCAACGCCGCGCCACGGCCGGGGACAGCACCGTCGACTGACCCGGTGCCCCGCCCACCGGGCCGCCGGCTGTCGGCGCGGTGGGCGGTTCCGCCGGTACCGTGCTGTCCCGGTCGGCGCGATCCCGCGATCTCGCCGAACCGGCGGCACGGGCCGGGGCCCGACCCGGCCGCGCCGTGACGTCAGGTCAGGGCGCGGGTGGCCTTCTCGGCCGCCAGGCGGGACTCGACCCGGGCCGGGTCCAGGTTGCCGCAGAGCACGATGCTCGCGCCCACGCTCAGCGGGGCGAGCAGCCAGTCCACCGGGTCCGGGTGGCGGGCCGCGTCGACCAGCACGCGGTCGCCGCCGGCCAGGCCGAGTTCCCGGGCGCGCCCGGCCGCGTGCGGCACCAGCTCGGCACCCCCACCGGCGTACGGGCTGAAGTGGTCGCCGTGCCCGCGTACCTCGATCACGTAGTCGGCCCAGCCGGCGGGCAGCTCGCGCAGCGGGGCGGCGAACGGGGCGAGTGCCAGCGCGTAGCGTTCCCCGGCGGCCCAGGCGTCCGCCTCGCCCACCCGGTCGGCGGCGGCGAACAGCGCGTCCACCGGCCCCGGCGTGCCGGCCAGCGCCTCCACCGGCCCCGGCGCGCCGGCCACGGTCACTCCGGCCGACCAGCAGCCGAGCAGCACGGCGGCGGTCTGCCAGTGCGGCGGGAGCAACACGCCGACGGTACCGCCCGGACCGGTCGCGACGTCGTCGACGAGCAGGTTGGCGGTCTTCGCCACCCAGTTCGCCAGGGTCGCCCCGGACAGCTCCGTCCGCTCGCCGGTGGCGTCGTCGTACCAGGTCAGCAGGGGTCGGGTCGGGTCGGGCGCGATCGCGGCGGCGAACACCCGGGCAACGTCGTCGGCCATCGGGCGAACGATACGCCTTCGTCGTGCGTGCTCGATGACGGCTCGAAGACGGCGTACCGTCGGGTCGCAGTCACCGCGGGGCCCGGCTCTCGGCGTAGGCTTGCACCGAGTGTTGTTCCCCACATTCCGCCAGGCTTGAGGAGTTGCCCCGTGACCGCCGGTCGCCCGCCCCGCGTGCTCATCGACGCCACCAGCGTCCCCGCCGACCGTGGGGGCGTCGGTAGATATGTCGATGGCCTGCTCGGCGCGCTGGGCAAGGTCACCGGCTCGGGAGTGGACCTCGCCGTGGTGAGCCTCCGCACCGACCAGGAGCGGTACGCCCGGATGCTGCCCGGCGCCGAGGTGATCCCGGCCCCGGCCGCGGTGGCCCACCGGCCGGCCCGGCTGGCCTGGGAGCAGACCGGCCTGCCGCTGCTGGCCCAGCAGGTCGGCGCGCAGGTGCTGCACTCGCCCTTCTACACCTGCCCGCTACGGGCCGGCTGCCCGGTCACGGTGACCGTGCACGACGCGACGTTCTTCACCGAGCCGGAGCACTACGACAAGTCCCGCCGCACGTTCTTCCGCAGCGCCATCAAGACCTCGCTGCGCCGGGCCAGCCGGGTCATCGTGCCCAGCAAGGCCACCCGGGACGAGCTGATCCGCCTCCTGGACGCCGACCCGACCCGGATCGACGTGGCGTACCACGGCGTCGACCACTCGGCCTTCCACGCCCCCGGCGACGAGGAGAAGGCCCGGGTCCGGGCCCGGTTGGGGCTGGCCGACAGCAGCTACATCGCCTTCCTCGGGGCCAAGGAGCCGCGCAAGAACGTACCCAACCTGATCCGGGGCTGGGCGCGGGCGGTGGCCGACCGGCCCAACCCGCCGGCCCTGGTGGTGGCCGGTGGCCAGGGCCACGACGACGACATCGACCGCGCCGTCGCCGACGTCCCGTCCCACCTGCGGCTGCTGCGCCCCGGGTATCTGCGCTACGCCGACCTGCCCGGCTTCCTCGGTGGCGCGCTGGTCGCCGCCTACCCGTCGTACGGCGAGGGGTTCGGCCTGCCGATCCTGGAGGCGATGGCCTGCGCGGCCCCGGTGCTCACCACGCCCCGGCTGTCCCTGCCCGAGGTGGGCGGCGACGCGGTCGCCTACACCAGCGAGGACCCGGACCAGATCGCCACCGACCTGGCCGCCCTGCTGGACGACGAGTCCCGCCGGCTGGCGCTGGCCAAGGCCGGCTTCGACCGGGCCAAGGAGTTCACCTGGGAGTCCAGCGCCGAGGTGCACATCGCGGCCTGGACCCGGGCCCGCGCCTGACCGCTGTCCGTGTCCGGGTCGCGGTCCGGTGCGGCCCGGTCGCGGTCCCGGTGCGGCAAAGCGTACCGACCGTGGTGGTTCGGGCATGATGTGCTGATGCTGTACGCCGTCATTCCGGCAGGTGGCAGCGGCACAAGGTTGTGGCCGCTGTCCCGCGCCGGGCACCCCAAGTTCCTCCATCCGCTCACCGGTTCCACCCGGTCGCTGTTGCAGGCCACCGTGGACCGGCTCGCGCCGCTGACCACCCCCGAGCGGACCCTGGTGGTCACCGGGGCGGCGCACGTCGCGGCGGTGGCCCGGCAACTCGCCGGACTCCCGGAGGAGAACATCCTGGTGGAGCCGTCGCCCCGGGACTCCTGCGCGGCGATCGCCCTCGCCGCCGCGGTGATCGCCGAGCGCGACCCGGAGGCGGTGATGGGGTCGTTCGCGGCCGACCACCTGATCGGTGCGCCGGACCGCTGGGCGGAGACGGTCCGTGAGGCGGTCCGGGGCGCGGAGCGCGGCCTGCTGATGACGGTCGGCATCACCCCCACCCGGGCCGAGACCGGCTACGGCTACCTGGAGACCGGCGACCCGGTCGACGGCGGTCCGCTGCGCCCGGTCGCCGAGTTCAAGGAGAAGCCGGAGGCCCCGGTCGCCGAGGCGTACCTGCGCTCCGGCCGGCACCTCTGGAACGCCAGCATGTTCGTCTGGCGGGTGGACGTCTTCCTCGCCGAACTGGCCCGGCAGCAGCCGGCCCTGCACGCCGGGGTCACCGCCATCGCCGCGGCCTGGGGCACCCCGGAACAGGACGACGTGCTCGGCACGGTCTGGCCGACCCTGCCGAAGATCTCCGTCGACTACGCGGTGATGGAGGGCGCGGCCACCGCCGGCCGGGTCGCCACCGTGCCCGGCGACTTCGGCTGGAACGACGTCGGTGACTTCCACACCCTCGGCGAGGTGCTCCCCGCCGACGAGCGGGGCAACGTGGTGCTCGGCGGCGACGGCAAGCCCGGCGTGCTGCTGCACGACAGCGCCGACCTGGTGGTGGTCGCCCAGTCCGGCCGGCTCGTCGCCACCCTCGGCGTCCGGGACCTGATCGTGGTGGACACCCCGGACGCGGTGCTGGTCTGCCCCCGTGACCGCGCCCAGGACGTCAAGAAGCTGGTCGACGAACTCAAGGAGCGGGGCGAAGAAGGCCTCGTCTGAGGGTCGCCAGGCCCGGCGCGACGAGCTGGTCCACCCCGCCGAGTCGGGGCGTGGGCAGCCCGTCCGCCGGGAACCAGCCCAGCGCGTCGGACTCGGCGCTGACCCGTTCCACCGCGCCGGCCGGGGCGAGCACCACGAACCGCACGTCGTGGTGGAACGAACCGCCCTGGCAGGGAACCGGGTGGATGTCCAGGTCGATCGGGACCGGGTCGATGCGCAGCCCGGCGATGCCGGACTCCTCGGTCGCCTCGCGCAGCGCCGCCCCGACCAGGCTCCGGTCGGTCAGCTCGCAGTGCCCGCCGAGCTGCACCCACTGCTTGAACTTGCCGTGCAGGCAGAGCAGCAGCCGGTCCCCGTCGGCGTCGACGATCAGCACGCTGGCGGTGAGGTGGCCGGGTCGGTGCTCCCGGGTCATCGCCACCGGGCCGGCGGCGAGCAACGCCAGGGTCCGCTCGCGCGCCGCGGCGGCGGCAGGGCTGGTCGGCGTCCACCCGGTCAGCACGGCCGTCGCGTCGGCGTGCAGGTCAACGAGGGTCTCGGTGATCGGAACGGTGTCGGGCACCCGCACACTCTACGAGCATCCGGTCTCTACCCTGGCCCCCGTGACCCTACGCCCGCTGGAGTTCGTCGTCGGCTGCAACGAGGCCAGCGACCTGCTGCCCGTACGCTCCACCGCGCTGCTGCGCCACCACCGGGCCCGCCGGGGCTTCTGGACCGTACTGGACGAGGGGCCGGTGGAGCAGTGCCTGGCGCTGCTGCTGGAACGCGAGGACGGCGAGTGGATCGCCGAGCACGTCGACGCGGACGCCGGCGTGGAGAACGGCCGGACCGAGGACGGCGAGGCCCTCGCGT
Proteins encoded in this region:
- a CDS encoding NUDIX hydrolase — translated: MPDTVPITETLVDLHADATAVLTGWTPTSPAAAAARERTLALLAAGPVAMTREHRPGHLTASVLIVDADGDRLLLCLHGKFKQWVQLGGHCELTDRSLVGAALREATEESGIAGLRIDPVPIDLDIHPVPCQGGSFHHDVRFVVLAPAGAVERVSAESDALGWFPADGLPTPRLGGVDQLVAPGLATLRRGLLRPAP
- a CDS encoding glycosyltransferase family 4 protein, which produces MTAGRPPRVLIDATSVPADRGGVGRYVDGLLGALGKVTGSGVDLAVVSLRTDQERYARMLPGAEVIPAPAAVAHRPARLAWEQTGLPLLAQQVGAQVLHSPFYTCPLRAGCPVTVTVHDATFFTEPEHYDKSRRTFFRSAIKTSLRRASRVIVPSKATRDELIRLLDADPTRIDVAYHGVDHSAFHAPGDEEKARVRARLGLADSSYIAFLGAKEPRKNVPNLIRGWARAVADRPNPPALVVAGGQGHDDDIDRAVADVPSHLRLLRPGYLRYADLPGFLGGALVAAYPSYGEGFGLPILEAMACAAPVLTTPRLSLPEVGGDAVAYTSEDPDQIATDLAALLDDESRRLALAKAGFDRAKEFTWESSAEVHIAAWTRARA
- a CDS encoding mannose-1-phosphate guanylyltransferase, whose product is MLYAVIPAGGSGTRLWPLSRAGHPKFLHPLTGSTRSLLQATVDRLAPLTTPERTLVVTGAAHVAAVARQLAGLPEENILVEPSPRDSCAAIALAAAVIAERDPEAVMGSFAADHLIGAPDRWAETVREAVRGAERGLLMTVGITPTRAETGYGYLETGDPVDGGPLRPVAEFKEKPEAPVAEAYLRSGRHLWNASMFVWRVDVFLAELARQQPALHAGVTAIAAAWGTPEQDDVLGTVWPTLPKISVDYAVMEGAATAGRVATVPGDFGWNDVGDFHTLGEVLPADERGNVVLGGDGKPGVLLHDSADLVVVAQSGRLVATLGVRDLIVVDTPDAVLVCPRDRAQDVKKLVDELKERGEEGLV
- a CDS encoding TIGR03089 family protein; translated protein: MADDVARVFAAAIAPDPTRPLLTWYDDATGERTELSGATLANWVAKTANLLVDDVATGPGGTVGVLLPPHWQTAAVLLGCWSAGVTVAGAPGPVEALAGTPGPVDALFAAADRVGEADAWAAGERYALALAPFAAPLRELPAGWADYVIEVRGHGDHFSPYAGGGAELVPHAAGRARELGLAGGDRVLVDAARHPDPVDWLLAPLSVGASIVLCGNLDPARVESRLAAEKATRALT
- a CDS encoding acetoacetate--CoA ligase, whose translation is MGDVLWTPPVDVLQRSRIGEYLRWLRVRRGLEFRNYDELWRWSVTDLPAFWGSVWDFFEVVAHTPPTGVLADATMPGARWFPGATLNYAENVLRMPGLADDDPVVLAYGQTRAPQTLTAAQLREQVRRVAAGLRRLGVGSGDRVAAYAPNIPETFVLLLATTSLGAIFSSCAPEFGTRSVTDRWQQIEPTVLVAVDGYRYGDKAVDRRAEVAAIRAALPSLRHTVTIPYLDPAGGLPDGAPAASEGTIGWADLAADTDEPLTFTPVPFDHPLYVLYSSGTTGLPKPIVHGHGGILLEHLKMLALHHDLGPGDRFFWFTTTGWMMWNFLVSGPAVGAAIVLFDGNPGHPDLGALWRLAQDSGTTYFGTSAPFLLACRKAGLVPKDVADLSALRGLGSTGAPLPAEGFTWVYGNVSDTLQLQSLSGGTDVCTGFVGGVPTLPVYAGEIACRALGAKVEARSADGSPVVGELGELVITAPMPSMPVGFWNDPDGSRYREAYFDLYPGVWRHGDWITINERGGCVITGRSDATLNRGGVRLGTAEFYSVVEGMDEVVDSVVVHLEDDEGGAGELLLFVVLAEGLELDDDLRKKIARELRTALSPRHVPDEIHQVRAVPRTLSAKKLEVPVKKILTGVPVESAAATGALANPESLTAFTTYAQRRATAGDSTVD